taaattaaattaaaactCTTTGAAAAAACCAACTAAAAAGAGAGAAAAACCAAAGCAAAAAAAGTCAATCAGAACTACCAGTTTCGAAACAAAACAATATCAATTGGACTTATCTTACCCATCCATTCCTAGCACAAAACTACCTTACAATTAATCGTCACTCACTAATATGTTCTTATGTattcttatatatttcattgcCTTTAAAAGCTCAAAAACGAAAAATcgacaaaaaatattgagaTCTGGTGTTACCCGGAACATCGCGTGACACGAAAAAgcatttttgaattttggGTCTTTTTAAGACTCAAAACGGGGTTTTAAGTCTTAAGAGGTAAAGGTTACATCGTTTTTAAAGAGACATTAAAGGActttttgtatatattaCTTATTAGTTCAGCGGTTGATTGTTGGATACTTGGAACTTTGAATAAGGATTGAGGTGGATTTGCGTGTCTAGTCTTGTTAATCCCAGGTTTCGTTTGGATTGGATTGGAAGAAGTTGGTCTTTGGCTGGATTTTATTCACTAGAAAAGTTCAActcaatttcttttctatTTGGCCATCACTAGCGTTTAAGTATCCGTTACtgtaattttattgattttacctagttaaattatattggGGACACGTTTGATGCATAGAGGTTTATTTCGGAGTTTTTTCACATATTGctgattttttttgaaaactgTTGTGACATAGACAATGAGCACACAGAATATTAACATCACTGGGTTGCCGGTGCATGGACAggaagatattgaaaatggtaAAGATATTGGAGATAATATCGGCAGGTTGCCAGAGATTACTTTCGAGAAGCATGATTTTAAGTCCAGTAAGAATCGGTATGCATCTGGGCAATCAGTGTTGTCgaatttatcatttaaatcttCATTTGTACCTTCGAGAATCAATTCACAAGGTGCGTCACAATCTTTACAAACTAGTAATCCCAATGAGGATATAAACAGTTCCGGGCAGAATCGATTGGCCTATATGACTCAACAGATTCAGTCACCTGCCATGCATTCTATCAGAAAAAAAGGGTTCCAGATGTCGAATGACTCTAGTTCCTCTCTGGCACAGAATAATGCTACAAATAGCTCCGAAACATCTAGTAGGAACGAAATAGGCATGAAAGAGCCGTTCACAGATGATAATAGGATTGAGAATGTCGATTCATTGACACGCTCATCATTGACGGAAATTAAAGAGAAACCAGAGTCTCCAAGGAGAACGTGTAATGTGGAGGATGATGCAACCGAGGATAACGAACAATTACAGAAAGAGCTAACACAGATGgctttgaaaaatctttCTAATATAAAAGGTCTTAACATTTCAAATGCTTTTGCAGGGATTACTACTCAAGCTTCAAATTTGCACAATTCAAATactgaaaatgaagatggGAAATTGTCATCGAGTCATAACATTCAATTGGATAATAATGGTATAAATAACACCAGTTCTGATTCAATGGTTCACTTACAATTCGGCAAAAAGAAAGTTTATTTGGATTCAACATCGCAATTAAAACACACGAATCCCTATGGAATGAATGTTGACCATAATACCGAACAAATCCCTCATACTCAAGTTGGCTTCTCCCCATACAAGTTTAATAGTATTCACACATCTCccattaataaaaataatcacAGCACAGATAATCTTACAAGTGATAACAGTTCCATCAATAAAATAGgaaatacaaataatatcaacACCATGTCACTCCCCGTTCATACCGacaataaattaacaaaCTCAATTAGCATAGACAACAgcataaataataaaactgaTACATTTCATATGGCGGGGCAGTTGGAACCAGCAAGaggaaaaaaatatgtaaAACAAATTAACAATCCTAAGAAACCACTTTATATACCAGCAGTGTTGAGAAATACATCAGAAACCAATATTACAAATGATGATGTTATCTGGTCAAGTGCAGTTCATTCTACGCCATATAAACATTTGTCTTATAATGGTGGCAGTCATAATGATGGACTTTCAACAAGAGGTAGTATACACTCCGCAAGTTCACATCTAATCGAGACTTATAAAAAGAGAATTACTTCTTTATTCTCTGTAAGTAGCAATGATAATTATTCTACAAATACTCAAAATGACTTGGATAggaatataaatatatcatttgaaaaacCAGAACTACCAACAAAGGAGCATTGGATAGCAGattcaaaaagaaattcttGTAAGTATTGCCATAAATTATTCACATTTTGGGAAAGAAAACATCATTGCAGGAAATGTGGTGATATATTTTGCCAACAACATTTGACACATTggttatatttaaattcagACGCTCAATATGTCATAGGAGGTGGTAGCGGTATGGGTACTCTTTCAAAAGTATGCGATGCCTGCGCTGAAGAATACGAAACGTTAATAAAGAGCAATGATTTATCaaagttaaaaattctCGAAAATGGGAACATCATTTCAAACATTGACAAAGATGGCGTAGAAAATAGCAACTCATCCAAAAATAGCCAAGTTAAGAGAAGTATCAACAAGTCTTTCAACTTGACCAATTCAGGTAATAATgcaattgatattaataaagatgatgaaggagataaagaaaaagcGGATGATATTGTAAATAGTTTTGTTGGATCTGTCCCAGTGGATTGGAATTGGAGTAGTTTTTAAAGTTATGCATGAATTTGTGACTTTGCATTatagttttatatttttttataagaAGTTGAGGTGCCAATGTTTCAATAAATCAGTATACCTCACTTTATTtaactttaataattaattg
The Tetrapisispora phaffii CBS 4417 chromosome 11, complete genome DNA segment above includes these coding regions:
- the PIB2 gene encoding Pib2p (similar to Saccharomyces cerevisiae PIB2 (YGL023C); ancestral locus Anc_4.97), with amino-acid sequence MSTQNINITGLPVHGQEDIENGKDIGDNIGRLPEITFEKHDFKSSKNRYASGQSVLSNLSFKSSFVPSRINSQGASQSLQTSNPNEDINSSGQNRLAYMTQQIQSPAMHSIRKKGFQMSNDSSSSLAQNNATNSSETSSRNEIGMKEPFTDDNRIENVDSLTRSSLTEIKEKPESPRRTCNVEDDATEDNEQLQKELTQMALKNLSNIKGLNISNAFAGITTQASNLHNSNTENEDGKLSSSHNIQLDNNGINNTSSDSMVHLQFGKKKVYLDSTSQLKHTNPYGMNVDHNTEQIPHTQVGFSPYKFNSIHTSPINKNNHSTDNLTSDNSSINKIGNTNNINTMSLPVHTDNKLTNSISIDNSINNKTDTFHMAGQLEPARGKKYVKQINNPKKPLYIPAVLRNTSETNITNDDVIWSSAVHSTPYKHLSYNGGSHNDGLSTRGSIHSASSHLIETYKKRITSLFSVSSNDNYSTNTQNDLDRNINISFEKPELPTKEHWIADSKRNSCKYCHKLFTFWERKHHCRKCGDIFCQQHLTHWLYLNSDAQYVIGGGSGMGTLSKVCDACAEEYETLIKSNDLSKLKILENGNIISNIDKDGVENSNSSKNSQVKRSINKSFNLTNSGNNAIDINKDDEGDKEKADDIVNSFVGSVPVDWNWSSF